One window from the genome of Salvia splendens isolate huo1 chromosome 9, SspV2, whole genome shotgun sequence encodes:
- the LOC121747976 gene encoding auxin-induced protein AUX28-like: MSVQKRSEADESGGSALVKVSMDGAPYLRKVDLKMYKTYQELSDALGRMFSSFIIGKCETQGMLDFMNEGICGHASPEASMEMPSRRRNRSGF, encoded by the exons ATGTCGGTTCAGAAGAGGAGCGAGGCGGACGAGAGCGGCGGCAGCGCCTTGGTGAAGGTGAGCATGGATGGCGCGCCGTACCTGAGGAAAGTAGACTTGAAGATGTACAAGACTTACCAAGAGCTCTCTGATGCATTGGGCAGAATGTTCAGTTCCTTCATTATTG GTAAATGTGAGACACAAGGAATGTTGGACTTCATGAATGAGGGGATCTGCGGACACGCTTCGCCGGAGGCGTCAATGGAGATGCCGTCGCGAAGGAGGAATCGGAGTGGCTTTTGA
- the LOC121748154 gene encoding 11-beta-hydroxysteroid dehydrogenase A-like: MLELIHAFLNLTAPPFTYFSLMLFLPPFQIFKFFLSLLGALFSEDISGKVVVITGASSGIGESLACEYAKRGACLVLAARRERSLQEVADTARYLGSPEVIVVRADVSKVDDCRRVVDQTMSHFGRLDHLVNNAGVMSVALLEEVDDVTDFRAIMDVNFWGSVYMTRFAAPYLRHSRGRVVVMSSSASWLPAPRMSFYNASKAAMSQFFETLRVEFGPDIGITLVTPGFIESELTQGKFLTKGGRLEVDQDMRDVQVSMIPIERADKCAKSIVRSAVRGERYLTEPRWFRMSYLMKVFCPEVLEWMYRVLYIASPSSEALSKKMVDYTGAKTLLYPGVGSRG, encoded by the exons aTGCTGGAACTAATCCATGCCTTCCTCAACCTTACAGCTCCCCCATTCACCTACTTCTCTCTCATGCTTTTCCTCCCACCTTTCCAAATCTTCAAGTTCTTCCTCTCCCTCTTAGGCGCCCTTTTCAGCGAAGACATCTCCGGCAAGGTCGTCGTCATCACCGGCGCCTCCTCCGGCATCGGCGAA AGCCTTGCATGCGAGTATGCGAAAAGAGGGGCGTGCTTAGTTCTCGCGGCGAGGAGAGAGAGAAGCCTCCAGGAAGTGGCAGATACGGCGCGGTATCTGGGATCACCGGAGGTCATCGTTGTTCGCGCCGATGTATCCAAGGTCGATGACTGCAGGAGGGTCGTCGATCAAACCATGAGTCATTTTGGAAGAT TGGATCATCTGGTTAATAATGCTGGAGTTATGTCGGTTGCGCTGCTGGAAGAAGTCGATGATGTTACTGATTTCAGAGCAATTATG GATGTGAACTTCTGGGGATCAGTGTACATGACTCGATTTGCTGCCCCTTACTTGAGGCACAGCAGAGGCCGAGTCGTTGTGATGTCCTCTTCTGCGTCGTGGCTGCCTGCGCCCAGAATGAGTTTCTACAAT GCGAGCAAAGCCGCAATGTCACAATTCTTCGAGACGCTGCGGGTGGAATTCGGGCCGGACATAGGAATAACCCTTGTTACGCCAGGATTCATAGAATCCGAACTCACACAGGGAAAATTCTTGACCAAGGGTGGTAGGCTCGAAGTTGATCAGGACATGAGAGAT GTGCAAGTGAGCATGATTCCGATAGAGAGGGCGGATAAGTGTGCCAAGTCGATCGTGAGGAGTGCAGTGCGGGGGGAGAGATATCTGACTGAGCCGAGATGGTTCAGGATGAGTTACCTGATGAAGGTATTCTGCCCGGAGGTGTTGGAGTGGATGTACAGAGTGTTGTACATTGCCAGCCCCTCGTCGGAGGCGCTCAGCAAAAAGATGGTGGACTATACCGGAGCTAAGACTCTGCTCTATCCGGGAGTCGGTTCACGTGGCTGA
- the LOC121746519 gene encoding pentatricopeptide repeat-containing protein At1g05600-like — MSVRWPRFLTPTYLSQLIRSQKNPLKALDIFNEAKTRYPSYRHNGPVYATMIRMLGGSGRLTEMKEIVNQMKKDSCECQDSLFADIIRTYASAGLFDEAFSLFNSLYEFNCVIYTESFNTLLEIMVKESKLETCYQFFVENCHGWEIKSRARPLKLLVASLCQMHRSDLALHVFQEMGHQWCYPDRDTYRILMKGFCEDKRFVEATHLLYSVFWRVSQKGCGSDVSVYRMLLESLCDNGHAGEALEVLEKVLLKGLRAPKRYMKQLDLSEFRYRDDVKTLINETLIRGGVLSSDGHNTMAIDLYSEGKFAEADKVLEEMQTKGFKPSLPMYEAKIAALLEAGKVDEAMHVANKEMIENNCVPTLQLHNMVIRGLCNNRELTRAMRYLEKISRQIGCVPNKETYSYLVDGLCGDGKYVEASEMLEKMLINAHWPGEETYNKIIKCLCFMGKTYRAVMLLEEMISQAKIPQISVWYSLVSTVCCESHHSDQLSIKLDHL; from the coding sequence ATGAGTGTGAGATGGCCAAGGTTTTTGACACCAACTTATCTCTCACAGCTAATACGTAGCCAGAAAAACCCATTAAAGGCTTTGGATATTTTCAATGAAGCTAAGACTAGATATCCAAGTTACCGCCATAATGGTCCCGTATATGCTACCATGATCAGAATGCTTGGAGGCTCGGGGAGATTGACTGAGATGAAAGAAATCGTTAATCAGATGAAAAAGGACTCTTGTGAATGCCAAGATTCACTCTTTGCCGACATAATCAGAACTTATGCTAGTGCTGGTTTGTTTGATGAAGCTTTTTCTCTGTTTAATAGTCTTTATGAGTTCAACTGTGTGATATATACAGAGTCTTTTAATACGCTATTGGAGATAATGGTGAAGGAATCCAAGCTAGAAACATGTTATCAGTTTTTTGTGGAGAATTGTCATGGTTGGGAAATCAAGTCTCGAGCCCGTCCCTTGAAATTGCTGGTGGCTTCTCTTTGTCAGATGCACCGTTCAGATCTTGCACTGCATGTTTTCCAAGAAATGGGCCATCAGTGGTGCTATCCCGATAGGGATACATATCGGATCTTGATGAAGGGTTTCTGTGAAGACAAAAGATTTGTTGAGGCAACTCATTTGTTGTATTCTGTGTTTTGGAGGGTTTCTCAGAAGGGTTGTGGCTCTGATGTGTCCGTATACAGAATGCTATTGGAGTCTCTATGTGACAATGGACACGCTGGAGAGGCTTTGGAAGTGCTTGAGAAGGTCTTGCTGAAAGGCCTTCGGGCTCCGAAAAGGTACATGAAGCAGCTTGATTTAAGCGAGTTCCGCTACAGAGATGATGTCAAAACTTTGATCAATGAGACTTTGATCAGAGGTGGAGTTCTAAGTTCAGATGGTCACAATACAATGGCTATCGACCTCTATTCAGAAGGAAAATTTGCTGAAGCCGATAAAGTGCTAGAGGAAATGCAAACAAAAGGCTTCAAACCATCTTTGCCAATGTATGAAGCCAAGATAGCGGCACTACTGGAAGCAGGCAAGGTGGATGAAGCAATGCATGTGGCTAACAAGGAAATGATTGAGAACAACTGTGTTCCAACACTGCAGTTACACAACATGGTGATAAGAGGACTCTGCAACAATAGAGAATTAACCCGAGCTATGAGGTACTTGGAGAAGATTTCTAGACAGATTGGCTGTGTTCCTAATAAAGAGACCTACTCCTACCTTGTTGATGGATTGTGCGGTGATGGAAAATACGTTGAAGCTAGTGAGATGTTGGAGAAGATGTTGATCAATGCGCACTGGCCTGGCGAAGAAACGTACAATAAGATCATCAAGTGCCTTTGCTTTATGGGGAAGACGTACAGAGCTGTAATGTTGCTGGAGGAGATGATTAGCCAAGCTAAAATTCCTCAAATATCTGTATGGTATTCCTTAGTATCTACTGTTTGTTGTGAGAGCCACCATAGTGATCAATTGTCTATAAAACTAGATCACTTATAG
- the LOC121748556 gene encoding UDP-arabinopyranose mutase 1-like, which translates to MSSKPASKVVAPLKDELDIVIPTIRNLDFLEMWRPFFEQYHLIIVQDGDPSKTIRVPEGFDYELYNRNDINRILGPKASCISFKDSACRCFGFLVSKKKYIFTIDDDCFVAKDPSGQDINALAQHIHNLLTPATPFFFNTLYDPYREGADFVRGYPFSMRGGAPTAVSHGLWLNIPDYDAPTQLVKPRERNTRYVDAVLTIPKGTLFPMCGMNLAFDRELIGAAMYFGLMGDGQPIGRYDDMWAGWCTKVITDHLGLGVKTGLPYIWHSKASNPFVNLKKEYKGIYWQEDIIPFFQSVVLPKESTTVQKCYIELSKMVKEKLGPIDPYFQKLADAMVTWIEAWDELNSAAVAPVADAAKKDASSSSK; encoded by the exons ATGTCGTCGAAGCCAGCGAGCAAGGTGGTGGCGCCGCTGAAAGATGAGCTGGACATCGTGATCCCGACGATCCGAAACCTGGACTTCCTGGAGATGTGGAGGCCCTTCTTCGAGCAGTACCATCTCATCATCGTCCAGGACGGAGACCCATCGAAGACCATCCGCGTGCCGGAGGGGTTCGACTACGAGCTCTACAACCGCAACGACATCAACCGGATCCTCGGCCCCAAGGCCTCCTGCATCTCCTTCAAGGACTCTGCCTGCCGCTGCTTCGGATTCCTCGTCTCCAAGAAGAAATACATCTTCACCATTGACGACGATTGCTTC GTGGCCAAAGATCCAAGTGGTCAAGATATCAATGCATTGGCCCAACACATACATAATCTGCTAACTCCAGCAACACCATTCTTCTTCAACACATTGTACGACCCCTACAGAGAAGGTGCTGACTTCGTCCGCGGCTACCCCTTCAGCATGAGGGGAGGAGCGCCAACTGCTGTCTCCCATGGACTCTGGCTCAACATCCCCGACTATGATGCCCCAACCCAGCTTGTCAAACCGCGAGAGCGCAACACTAG GTATGTCGATGCTGTCCTGACAATTCCTAAGGGAACTCTGTTCCCAATGTGCGGAATGAACCTTGCCTTCGACAGGGAGCTCATTGGCGCTGCCATGTATTTCGGTCTCATGGGCGATGGCCAGCCTATCGGGAGATACGACGACATGTGGGCTGGCTGGTGTACTAAG GTGATCACTgaccatttggggttgggggtGAAGACGGGGCTGCCATATATCTGGCACAGCAAGGCTAGCAACCCATTTGTGAATCTGAAGAAGGAATACAAAGGAATCTACTGGCAAGAGGATATCATCCCCTTCTTCCAGTCTGTCGTCCTCCCCAAGGAAAGCACGACCGTGCAGAAATGCTACATTGAGCTGTCGAAGATGGTGAAAGAGAAGCTCGGCCctatcgatccctacttccagAAGCTGGCTGATGCTATGGTAACCTGGATTGAGGCGTGGGACGAGCTCAACTCTGCTGCGGTTGCTCCTGTTGCTGATGCTGCCAAGAAGGATGCTTCTTCTTCATCCAAGTAG
- the LOC121747106 gene encoding putative germin-like protein 2-1 — protein sequence MKMGLCAIAVLLSWASITYAADPNPLQDFCVALPDNKSDVFVNGKFCKDPNLVVAEDFLFQGLNIPGNTSNQLGSAVTAVNVNQLPGLNTLGVSLARLDFAPYGLNPPHTHPRATEAFLLLEGALYVGFVTSNPANANQRNKLFTKYLKAGDVFVFPQGLIHFQINVGKTNAVAFAGFGSQNPGVITIANAVFGSDPKINPGVLAKAFQVEKNIIDYLQAQFWPNNN from the exons ATGAAGATGGGTTTGTGCGCCATTGCTGTTTTGTTGTCGTGGGCTTCAATCACATATGCAGCAGATCCCAACCCTCTTCAGGATTTCTGTGTTGCTCTTCCTGATAACAAGTCTGATG TTTTTGTGAATGGGAAGTTTTGCAAGGACCCCAACTTGGTGGTTGCAGAGGATTTCCTTTTCCAGGGTCTCAACATTCCCGGAAACACATCCAACCAGCTCGGCTCGGCCGTGACCGCAGTCAACGTTAATCAGCTTCCAGGCCTCAACACGCTGGGCGTTTCCTTGGCTCGGCTGGACTTCGCCCCCTACGGGTTAAACCCACCCCACACCCACCCTCGGGCAACGGAAGCCTTCCTGTTGTTGGAAGGAGCACTCTACGTGGGGTTCGTCACTTCTAATCCCGCTAATGCTAACCAGAGGAACAAGCTCTTCACCAAGTACTTGAAAGCCGGAGATGTCTTCGTCTTCCCACAAGGTCTCATCCACTTCCAGATCAACGTCGGCAAGACCAACGCCGTTGCTTTTGCTGGCTTCGGTAGCCAAAATCCGGGCGTCATTACCATTGCCAACGCGGTGTTTGGGTCGGATCCGAAGATCAACCCTGGTGTGTTGGCCAAGGCCTTCCAAGTTGAGAAGAACATCATCGATTACCTCCAGGCTCAGTTCTGGCCCAACAACAACTAA
- the LOC121748153 gene encoding cyclin-dependent kinase 7-like — translation MGHPQRMFSGKTGLRGHRGLRSHKAADYNSPEMPSRTRNNPKFKVTGESLHRCWKFTIISSSSLLAQLKAENLQLQECGRMSLDRTRRKWYRAPELLMGETNYTGAIDMWAVGCLKAELVLLKVLFPGNSEIEQLSYIHLTLGPTLQMMLSVSAPKLEWIF, via the exons ATGGGTCATCCTCAAAGGATGTTTTCAGGAAAGACAGGTCTCAGAGGCCATCGGGGTTTGAGAAGTCATAAAGCTGCAGATTATAACTCACCTGAAATGCCTTCCAGAACACGGAACAACCCGAAGTTCAAAGTCACAG GAGAATCGCTTCACCGATGCTGGAAATTCACCATCATTTCAAGTTCCAGTTTATTGGCTCAGCTGAAAGCTGAGAATCTGCAGTTACAGGAGTG TGGGAGAATGAGTCTGGATCGTACTCGCCGGAAGTGGTACAGAGCGCCCGAGCTTCTAATGGGAGAGACGAATTACACGGGTGCGATAGATATGTGGGCGGTGGGGTGCTTAAAGGCGGAATTGGTGCTGTTGAAGGTTCTTTTCCCGGGGAATTCGGAGATTGAGCAGTTGAGTTACATACACCTCACCCTCGGCCCCACGCTGCAAATGATGCTCTCTGTTTCTGCGCCGAAGCTGGAGTGGATTTTCTGA
- the LOC121748157 gene encoding probable CTD kinase subunit alpha homolog, whose translation MCQILDGVHFLHDNGVMHRDLKPANILINERNRLNICDFGLSRWENWSGSYTPGMVTQWYRAPEILMGETNYTSAVDMWSVGCIMAELVLFPGKSEIEQLSLIHSSLGHAMLCTSPLLLTSTGLDLLLSLLALDHC comes from the coding sequence ATGTGTCAAATTCTGGATGGGGTCCACTTTCTGCACGACAACGGTGTGATGCATCGGGATTTGAAGCCCGCCAACATTCTCATCAACGAAAGGAATCGCCTCAACATATGTGATTTCGGGCTTTCGCGGTGGGAGAACTGGTCGGGGTCGTACACGCCGGGTATGGTGACGCAGTGGTACAGAGCACCCGAGATTCTAATGGGAGAGACCAACTACACGAGCGCGGTAGACATGTGGTCGGTGGGCTGCATAATGGCCGAATTGGTGCTTTTCCCGGGAAAATCGGAGATTGAGCAGTTGAGCCTCATACACTCCTCCCTCGGACACGCGATGCTATGTACTTCTCCGCTGCTGCTTACTTCTACCGGACTTGATCTGCTGCTCAGTCTTCTTGCCTTGGATCACTGTTGA
- the LOC121748158 gene encoding UDP-arabinopyranose mutase 2-like: MPSTKAVAPLKDELDIVIPIIRNLDFLEMWRPFFEQYHLIIVQDGDPSKTIHVPEGFDYELYNRNDINRILGSKASCISFKDSACRCFGFLVSKKKYIFTIDDDCLVAKDPSGKDINALTQHIQNLITPAIPFYFNTMYDPYGEDADFVRGYPLSLREGTPTAVSHGLWLNYPDYDAPTKLARPLQRNTRYVDAVQTIPKGNLFPMCGMNLAFDRELIGAAMYFGLMGDGQPIGSYGDLWAGWCTKVIADHFCLGVKTGLPYIMHSRAGNPFVNMKKEYRGMFWQEEIVPFFHSVVFPRECTTVQKCYIELSKMVKEKLVHLDPPYFQNLADAMVTWIEAWDELNSAAAAAVAPVDNKDASSSADTQESESWYSNYIESCLGRIRIDNLSKRNSQRFHYTKLNQYDE; encoded by the exons ATGCCGTCCACCAAGGCGGTAGCGCCGCTGAAAGATGAGCTGGACATCGTGATCCCGATTATCCGAAACCTGGACTTCCTGGAGATGTGGAGGCCCTTCTTCGAGCAGTACCATCTCATCATCGTCCAGGACGGCGACCCCTCCAAGACCATCCATGTGCCGGAGGGGTTCGACTACGAGCTCTACAACCGCAACGACATCAACCGCATCCTCGGCTCCAAGGCCTCCTGCATCTCCTTCAAGGACTCCGCCTGCCGCTGCTTCGGATTCCTCGTCTCTAAGAAGAAGTACATCTTCACCATTGACGACGACTGCTTA GTTGCAAAAGATCCAAGTGGGAAAGATATCAATGCATTGACTCAACACATACAGAATTTGATAACTCCAGCAATACCATTTTACTTCAATACAATGTATGACCCCTATGGAGAAGATGCTGACTTCGTCCGTGGCTACCCCTTGAGCCTTAGGGAAGGAACGCCAACCGCCGTCTCCCACGGACTCTGGCTCAACTACCCCGACTATGACGCCCCAACTAAGCTTGCCAGACCTCTACAGCGCAACACTAG GTATGTGGATGCTGTCCAAACAATTCCTAAGGGAAACCTGTTCCCAATGTGCGGAATGAACCTTGCATTTGACAGGGAGCTCATTGGCGCTGCCATGTATTTCGGTCTCATGGGCGATGGCCAGCCAATCGGGAGTTACGGAGACCTGTGGGCTGGATGGTGCACTAAG GTGATCGCTGACCATTTTTGTTTGGGGGTGAAAACGGGGCTGCCTTATATCATGCACAGCAGGGCTGGCAACCCATTTGTGAATATGAAGAAGGAATACAGAGGAATGTTCTGGCAAGAGGAGATCGTCCCCTTCTTCCATTCTGTTGTTTTCCCCAGGGAATGTACAACCGTGCAGAAATGCTACATTGAGCTGTCGAAGATGGTGAAAGAGAAGCTCGTCCATCTTGATCCCCCCTACTTCCAGAACCTGGCTGATGCTATGGTCACCTGGATTGAGGCTTGGGATGAGCTCAACTCTGCTGCAGCTGCTGCGGTTGCTCCTGTTGACAACAAGGATGCTTCTTCTTCGGCCGATACACAGGAGAGTGAGAGTTGGTATTCTAATTATATAGAATCATGTCTAGGGAGAATTCGAATTGATAATCTGTCTAAGAGGAACTCGCAAAGGTTTCATTATACAAAACTGAATCAGTATGATGAATGA